From a region of the Thermoleophilaceae bacterium genome:
- a CDS encoding ABC transporter permease, whose amino-acid sequence MSAHPGVATVYRWELRKLRSQKRTYLGLGAAAAVPIIFVTATSLRGGGPNDVPFGRYIHDTGLAIPLVLLLFGSIWMFPLITALVAGDIVASEDGNGTLKTILTRSLERGQVFSGKTLAAFTYAVAAIFINGVVAIVAGVIASGFNPIVSLSGTTVSAPRGLLLVVLSLLVYLIPIVAIACVGLLLSTVTRNSAAAVVGTLMFSLILQLIGILPGLGATRPYLLSTQFDAWQGFLRQPIDWQPIVRAAWVCSLYALPAIVWAYLAFLRRDVAGG is encoded by the coding sequence ATGAGCGCGCATCCGGGAGTCGCGACCGTCTACCGCTGGGAGCTGCGCAAGCTGCGCTCGCAGAAGCGCACGTACCTCGGGCTCGGCGCCGCCGCGGCCGTGCCGATCATCTTCGTCACCGCCACCTCGCTGCGCGGCGGCGGCCCCAACGACGTGCCGTTCGGGCGCTACATCCATGACACCGGCCTGGCGATCCCGCTCGTGCTGCTCCTGTTCGGCTCGATCTGGATGTTCCCGCTGATCACGGCTCTCGTGGCGGGCGACATCGTGGCCTCGGAGGACGGCAACGGCACGCTCAAGACCATCCTCACGCGCTCGCTCGAGCGCGGTCAGGTGTTCAGCGGCAAGACGCTCGCGGCGTTCACCTATGCGGTGGCCGCGATCTTCATCAACGGCGTGGTGGCGATCGTCGCCGGGGTGATCGCCTCGGGCTTCAACCCGATCGTGAGCCTGTCCGGCACCACGGTGTCGGCGCCGCGCGGGCTGCTGCTGGTGGTGCTGAGCCTGCTCGTGTACCTGATCCCGATCGTGGCGATCGCGTGCGTGGGGCTGCTGCTGTCCACGGTCACGCGCAACAGCGCGGCCGCGGTGGTGGGCACCCTGATGTTCTCGCTGATCCTCCAGCTCATCGGCATCCTGCCCGGGCTCGGCGCCACGCGGCCCTACCTTCTGAGCACGCAGTTCGACGCCTGGCAGGGCTTCCTGCGCCAGCCGATCGACTGGCAGCCGATAGTGCGCGCCGCCTGGGTGTGCTCGCTGTATGCGCTGCCCGCCATCGTGTGGGCGTATCTCGCGTTCCTGCGGCGCGACGTGGCCGGCGGCTGA
- a CDS encoding MFS transporter, which yields MNVHASRLRLLTPLRRRDFGLLWIGAAVSLLGDGIYFVAIAWQAYELSNAPTALSLVGVAWTLPTVVFLLFGGAISDRLERRRVLIAASATEALAIGVIGVLSVSGHLELWMLLVPVAVYGAAEAFFLPAFEAIVPTLVPPDDYTAAAALDNFMRPLAMQLVGPAVGGILVALASPGVAFLVDAATFLVAVCALSMMRPGHRPAAGAKSAREAIGEIAEGFRFVRANAWLWGTLGAACLSLLAYFGPYQVLVPYLVKNSLHGGGAMFGAIRAAGGVGAILSAAAIAQAGLPRRCVSLMFAAWSIEALLLVGFAVASGAWVFALIALVSGGLAAAGNVVWGTLMKALVPNEMLGRVSSFDWLVSIGLIPLSFAITGPIAEAIGAETTLVLAGVIGAIATISFLAVPGVRSPERELSGLVAPVASET from the coding sequence GTGAACGTCCACGCGTCCCGTCTCCGGCTGCTCACGCCGCTCCGGCGGCGCGACTTCGGTTTGCTCTGGATCGGCGCGGCGGTCTCGCTCCTCGGCGACGGCATCTACTTCGTCGCGATCGCCTGGCAGGCGTATGAGCTGTCGAACGCGCCCACGGCGCTGTCGCTCGTGGGCGTGGCGTGGACTCTCCCCACGGTCGTGTTCCTCCTGTTCGGCGGCGCGATCAGCGACCGCCTCGAGCGCCGCCGGGTGCTCATCGCCGCGAGCGCGACCGAAGCGCTCGCGATCGGCGTGATCGGCGTGCTGTCGGTGAGCGGTCACCTCGAGCTTTGGATGCTGCTCGTACCGGTGGCCGTGTACGGCGCGGCGGAGGCCTTCTTCCTGCCCGCGTTCGAGGCGATCGTCCCGACCCTCGTCCCCCCGGACGACTACACGGCGGCCGCCGCGCTCGACAACTTCATGCGGCCGCTGGCGATGCAGTTGGTGGGCCCCGCGGTGGGCGGCATCCTCGTTGCGCTGGCCAGCCCCGGCGTGGCCTTCCTAGTGGACGCCGCCACGTTCCTCGTGGCGGTGTGCGCGCTCTCGATGATGCGGCCGGGGCACCGGCCCGCCGCCGGCGCCAAGTCGGCGCGGGAGGCCATTGGCGAGATAGCCGAGGGCTTCCGTTTCGTGCGCGCCAACGCGTGGCTGTGGGGGACGCTGGGGGCCGCATGCCTCAGCCTGCTCGCGTACTTCGGGCCGTACCAGGTGCTCGTGCCTTACCTCGTGAAGAACTCGCTTCACGGTGGCGGCGCGATGTTCGGCGCGATCAGGGCGGCGGGCGGCGTGGGCGCGATCCTCAGCGCGGCCGCAATAGCCCAGGCCGGCCTGCCGCGACGCTGCGTGAGCCTGATGTTCGCGGCCTGGTCGATCGAGGCGCTCCTGCTCGTGGGCTTCGCCGTGGCGAGCGGCGCGTGGGTGTTCGCGCTGATCGCACTCGTGAGCGGCGGCCTGGCGGCCGCGGGCAACGTGGTTTGGGGAACGCTCATGAAGGCGCTCGTGCCGAACGAGATGCTCGGCCGCGTGTCGAGCTTCGACTGGCTCGTGTCGATCGGGCTGATCCCGCTGTCGTTCGCCATCACCGGGCCCATCGCAGAGGCGATCGGCGCCGAGACCACGCTGGTGCTCGCCGGCGTGATCGGCGCGATCGCCACGATCTCCTTCCTCGCGGTGCCGGGCGTACGATCGCCCGAGCGAGAGCTCAGCGGCCTGGTGGCGCCCGTGGCGAGCGAGACCTAG
- a CDS encoding alpha/beta hydrolase: MDSPPIVLIHGLWLTPLSWEGWKERFEARGHQVLAPAWPGFERPIEELRRDTKPYERVGVGEVTDHYDAIIRGLEAPPIVMGHSFGGLVTQLLLDRGLGAAGVAIDPAPPKGIFGLPYSQLKVASVALKNPANRHRAQMLTPEQFHYGFTNTLSDEDSRRAYDRYAVPGPGRPLFQAGLANFNPNAPTKVNTRNNTRAPLLLLAGGKDHTVPASTTRANYRLYRHSTAVTELKEYPERSHWTVAQPGWEEVADHALDWALSHR, encoded by the coding sequence GTGGACTCGCCGCCCATCGTCCTGATCCACGGACTCTGGCTCACTCCGCTCAGCTGGGAGGGCTGGAAGGAGCGCTTCGAGGCGCGCGGGCACCAGGTGCTCGCCCCGGCGTGGCCCGGGTTCGAGCGTCCAATTGAGGAGCTGCGCCGCGACACGAAGCCGTACGAGCGGGTGGGCGTGGGCGAGGTGACCGATCACTACGACGCGATCATCCGCGGGCTGGAGGCGCCGCCAATCGTCATGGGCCACTCGTTCGGAGGGCTCGTCACCCAGTTGCTGCTCGACCGCGGACTCGGCGCCGCTGGCGTGGCGATCGACCCGGCGCCGCCGAAGGGCATCTTCGGCCTTCCCTACTCGCAGCTGAAGGTGGCGTCGGTCGCGCTCAAGAACCCCGCCAACCGTCACCGCGCGCAGATGCTCACGCCCGAGCAGTTCCACTACGGCTTCACGAACACGCTGAGCGACGAGGACTCGCGGCGGGCTTACGACCGCTACGCCGTACCCGGGCCGGGGCGGCCGCTGTTCCAGGCGGGCCTCGCGAACTTCAACCCCAATGCGCCGACGAAGGTGAACACCCGCAACAACACGCGCGCGCCGCTGCTCCTGCTCGCAGGCGGCAAGGACCACACCGTCCCGGCCTCCACCACGCGCGCGAACTACAGGCTCTACCGGCATTCCACCGCCGTGACGGAGCTCAAGGAGTACCCCGAGCGCTCGCACTGGACCGTGGCACAGCCTGGCTGGGAGGAAGTGGCCGACCACGCGCTCGACTGGGCGCTCTCTCACCGATGA
- a CDS encoding DUF5995 family protein, translating into MPDVTTVQEVLDRLTALDESLPPTDGVKWFNKLYLEVTQNVASAVPNQPQADPGFLAALDVYFGNRYFHALDAAGDRALPHGYPFHAWKPLFEARFNRQIAPVQFALAGMNAHINHDLAMGVCDTCAARGETPGDPQHKDYNSVNGLISKVEKEMKAWMMTGLLKELDLAFNPVDDIVAVWDVERARDAAWVRAEVLWALRDLPELQDAEEAANDRTTGLAGRALLVPVGLL; encoded by the coding sequence GTGCCCGATGTGACCACCGTTCAGGAGGTGCTCGACCGCCTCACGGCGCTCGACGAGTCGCTGCCGCCGACCGACGGCGTGAAGTGGTTCAACAAGCTCTACCTGGAGGTCACGCAGAACGTGGCGAGCGCGGTGCCGAACCAGCCGCAGGCGGACCCGGGGTTCCTCGCCGCGCTCGACGTCTACTTCGGCAACCGCTACTTCCACGCGCTCGACGCGGCCGGTGACAGGGCGCTGCCGCACGGATATCCCTTCCACGCCTGGAAGCCGCTGTTCGAGGCCCGCTTCAACAGGCAGATCGCGCCGGTGCAGTTCGCGCTCGCCGGCATGAACGCTCACATCAACCACGATCTCGCGATGGGCGTGTGCGACACGTGCGCCGCGCGTGGCGAGACGCCCGGCGATCCGCAGCACAAGGACTACAACTCGGTGAACGGCCTGATCTCGAAGGTCGAGAAGGAGATGAAGGCGTGGATGATGACCGGGCTGCTCAAGGAGCTCGACCTCGCCTTCAACCCGGTTGACGACATCGTGGCGGTGTGGGACGTGGAGCGTGCGCGCGACGCCGCGTGGGTGCGCGCCGAGGTGCTGTGGGCACTGCGCGACCTACCCGAGCTGCAGGACGCCGAAGAGGCGGCGAACGACCGGACGACGGGGCTCGCCGGCCGGGCGCTGCTCGTGCCGGTGGGGCTGCTCTAG
- a CDS encoding ABC transporter ATP-binding protein produces the protein MGDAAAPVEVRGLVKRYGDLTAVAGVDLTVEPGDVYGYLGPNGAGKTTSLRMMLGLIRPTAGQVRLFGRDPQVTVRALEGVAGFVEAPRFYPYLSGLENLRMMAAFDGGHSRERIASALDVVDLADRARDKVGGYSHGMRQRLGIAAALLRDPRLMLLDEPTTGLDPGGMRDMRRLVRHLASEGITVMLSSHLLSEVEELCNRVAIVRRGSMVYEGHLDELRRTAGGGYRLRTTDNAVAEKVCRAQPGVANVRTSGAEIHFSAEEPVVGELSVALVESGAAILALAPEHATLEELFFRLTEGGEESDRAPRALEPTA, from the coding sequence ATGGGCGACGCCGCCGCGCCCGTGGAAGTGCGCGGGCTGGTGAAGCGCTACGGCGACCTCACGGCGGTGGCCGGCGTGGACCTCACCGTTGAGCCCGGCGACGTGTACGGATATCTCGGGCCGAACGGCGCCGGCAAGACGACGTCGCTGCGCATGATGCTGGGCCTCATCCGGCCGACCGCCGGGCAGGTGCGGCTGTTCGGTAGGGACCCGCAGGTGACGGTGCGCGCGCTCGAGGGCGTGGCCGGTTTCGTGGAGGCGCCGCGCTTCTATCCCTACCTGAGCGGCCTCGAGAACCTGCGCATGATGGCGGCCTTCGACGGTGGCCACTCGCGCGAGCGCATCGCGTCCGCACTGGACGTCGTGGACCTGGCGGACCGCGCGAGGGACAAGGTCGGCGGCTACTCCCACGGCATGCGCCAGCGGCTCGGCATCGCCGCGGCGTTGCTGCGCGACCCGCGGCTGATGCTGCTCGACGAGCCCACCACCGGCCTCGACCCGGGCGGCATGCGAGACATGCGCCGGCTCGTGCGGCACCTCGCGTCCGAGGGAATCACCGTGATGCTGTCGAGCCATCTCCTGTCCGAGGTGGAGGAGCTGTGCAACCGCGTGGCGATCGTGCGCAGGGGGAGCATGGTCTACGAGGGGCATCTCGACGAGCTGCGTCGCACGGCCGGCGGCGGCTACCGCCTTCGCACCACCGACAACGCGGTGGCCGAGAAGGTGTGCCGAGCGCAGCCGGGCGTGGCGAACGTGCGCACGAGCGGAGCGGAGATCCACTTCAGCGCGGAGGAGCCCGTGGTGGGTGAGCTGTCGGTGGCGCTCGTGGAGTCCGGGGCCGCGATCCTCGCGCTCGCGCCCGAGCACGCCACGCTCGAGGAGCTCTTCTTCCGCCTCACAGAGGGGGGCGAGGAGAGCGACCGCGCGCCCAGGGCGCTGGAGCCCACGGCATGA